In the genome of Colwellia sp. PAMC 21821, the window ATGCATTAAAACACCGACCCAACCTTGCGCTTTAATGGCAGATAACATGCCTTTTGCATAATGGCTGTTTTTTGAGCCTTCTAAGCCATGTAATACTGCAACAATAGGGCGAGAACATGTTGGGTTGACCTGTTCGGTCCATGCCAAATCTACGAAGTCACCATCGGGTAACTCTAACGTTTCAGTCGTAGTGTCAATAGTGTGACCACGCCTGAAAAACTTAGCGGCAATGGTTTGTAAGTGAGCGTTTTTTAGCCACCAAGCTGGGCTGAAAGAACTTTTGGTAAACATAACGAGGTAATAGCGTGTAATACAAAAGTTTATTGTACGTTAAAATTTAGCTATTGCCCACCGTTTGGCAATGCCTGAACTCGGTACCTATTATTGCTAATAAAGGTCGTTAGCAATAATGGCAAAAAGCTACGTTATTTTATATCGTCATTAATTTGTTTTAAGAAGTAATAAACGTAAAAGCTACAAATGCCTAGTACAGTGGCTAAGCCAATAAATGAAATTATTACGACGGGGTCGTTCAATAGCATATCTACAAAATTCATAACTTACTCCAATAAGTCTCTTTGTTAGGCAACTATTATAAGTAATAATCAAGTACCGCTTATTGATGTAGATCACGTTTAACACTTCTTATGATGTGGGATGGTTACGACGTTAGCGCTTTAATTTTCAGTAGTGCGAAGAATTGATATTCCAATAGATTTGGCAGAACTTTATACCAATTTGAAAGCTAAAAAAAACCCGCTAACGTTTGTGCGGGTTTATTTTATATTTTAGGATTTTTTAGGCGTTAGCCTTAAGGAATTTGTCTTAACTTCAATTCTCTTTGTTCGACTATTTTCCGATAAATAGCATCTGCTTTTTCACGGCTAGCTTTAATTTCGTCAACGGTTAACTTATGCTCGTCCATGTCGCGACTTTTTTCCGCCATTCTATAGGCGTTTTTAGCGGCAATAATATTCCAAATATATGACATTTCTGTGCTTTTAGCGACGCCTTTGCCTTCAAAATACATTAAGGCAAGGTTAAATTGTGCAAGGGCATAATTTTGATCAGCCGCTTTTTGGTACCAGCGTGAGGCTTGTAAATAATCACGCTGCACACCGCTGCCGTTATAGAGCATTACGCCTAAGTTGAACTGGGCGCGCGGTAAGTCTTTCTTGGCCGCTTTCTCCATTAATGCATAAGCACTTTTTAAATCTTTTTTAACGACTTCGCCTTCACTGTAAAGCAAAGAAAGATCGAACAAAGCTTCTGAATAATTTTGTGATGCGGCTAAATGAAATAACTCTACTGCCTTGCTGCTGTTTTTAATTACGCCGTAACCGTTTAAATAAATCAATGCCATTTGATATTGCGCCGGAGCATATTCTTCGGCAACTAAAGGTTCAAATTCAGCAATCGCGGCTTTAAATTCACCACGGTTTAGCTCATATATACCTAAATCTAAATCGGCGCTATATGCAGAACTCTGAGTCATTAGGGCAAAGCTGAGTGCTAGTAAGGTCAATTTTTTCATTATAATGTCCTATATTCCAGTGTGGTCGCCATTAAATGCAGTGACAAATGTCTTGCTGCAATATATTAAGTGTAGCAATAAATTTATAATGCTTGTGACATTATCTCTTCAATTTGTTCTTCAAGGTCAAGCCATTGCATTTCATTTGCCTCTAGCGCTTGTGTAAGCTGTGCTTGGCGTTTTAGTAATTCAGTAAGTTTAGCTTTGTGTTCAGCTTGATAAACCTCAGTATCGGCTAGATTAGCTTCAACATCTGTTAACTCATCTTGATTTTGTTGTACGAGTTTTTCAAATTTATCGGCTTGTTTACGTAGTGGCGACGCTTTTTTACGTAATTCTGCTTGTTCTTTGCGTTGTTGTTTTTTATCGACTTGTGGCTCGCTGACCACTTTGTTAGCTTTTATTGTTTGTTTTTTATCGTCGTTTAACCATTGTTGGTAATCATCAATGTCGCCGTCAAACTCTGTTACGTGTCCATTAGCCACAATATAAAATTCATCAACACAGGACTCTAATAAATATCTGTCATGGGCAATCAGAATAATAGCGCCATCAAAGTCTTGCAGCGCTAACACCAAGGCTTGGCGCATTTCTAAATCAAGATGGTTAGTCGGTTCATCTAATAACAACAGTTGTGGTTTTTCTAAGACAATAAGCGCTAATACTAAGCGTGCCTTTTCACCACCCGACATCGTGCCGACTTTATCTAACGCTTGGTCGCCACTAAAACCGAAACGACCTAAAAATGACCGTGCTTGTAACTCGGTTATATCCGGTTTTGCACGGGTTATATGCTCAATGGCACTGCTGGGTAAATGCAATTGCTCTAACTGATGCTGAGAGAAATAGCCCACACGCAAATCTTGCGCGCAATAACGCTCGCCTTTAAGCAGTGTTAAATCACCGGCAAGTGACTTTATTAATGTTGATTTACCGGCACCATTGCGGCCCAGTAAGCCAATACGGCTGCCTGGCACTAATGTCATGCCTACATCATTTAAAATAATGGCTTCATTACTGTAACCACATTGGCTCT includes:
- a CDS encoding tetratricopeptide repeat protein, giving the protein MKKLTLLALSFALMTQSSAYSADLDLGIYELNRGEFKAAIAEFEPLVAEEYAPAQYQMALIYLNGYGVIKNSSKAVELFHLAASQNYSEALFDLSLLYSEGEVVKKDLKSAYALMEKAAKKDLPRAQFNLGVMLYNGSGVQRDYLQASRWYQKAADQNYALAQFNLALMYFEGKGVAKSTEMSYIWNIIAAKNAYRMAEKSRDMDEHKLTVDEIKASREKADAIYRKIVEQRELKLRQIP
- a CDS encoding ATP-binding cassette domain-containing protein; amino-acid sequence: MIIATDLSLARGAKYLIKSSSFTIHPNHKVGLVGANGCGKSSLFASLLGALPADMGNLSMPTSWKIATVKQETPALDRSALDYVMDGDIEFRQLEAKLEQARADDNGTLEATIINQIDTVNGYSLPARAGELLHGLGFVQEQLANPVKSFSGGWRMRLNLAQALISRADLLLLDEPTNHLDLDAVIWLQRWLKRFTGTLVLISHDRDFLDDVIGQILHIEHQTAKLYSGNYSAFERQRAEHLAQQDAQYQKQQKEVAHLTSFVDRFRAKASKAKQAQSRLKRLQKLPDLAPAHVDSQFTFSFEQPDTLPYPLLALTESQCGYSNEAIILNDVGMTLVPGSRIGLLGRNGAGKSTLIKSLAGDLTLLKGERYCAQDLRVGYFSQHQLEQLHLPSSAIEHITRAKPDITELQARSFLGRFGFSGDQALDKVGTMSGGEKARLVLALIVLEKPQLLLLDEPTNHLDLEMRQALVLALQDFDGAIILIAHDRYLLESCVDEFYIVANGHVTEFDGDIDDYQQWLNDDKKQTIKANKVVSEPQVDKKQQRKEQAELRKKASPLRKQADKFEKLVQQNQDELTDVEANLADTEVYQAEHKAKLTELLKRQAQLTQALEANEMQWLDLEEQIEEIMSQAL